A part of Paenibacillus sp. IHBB 10380 genomic DNA contains:
- a CDS encoding DUF2621 domain-containing protein, which yields MHSTFVIHILSSTTPNRWFMNSIAFWTVVMMGAMCIGGFFMFRKFLKVLPKADGKSKLDWQNYWVEQSRSLWTTESLAFLDQLVAPVPTPFRDIAKHSISAEIGKIAVESKASEVTRDHCIKGYIVATPKRDNKFLVTFLKKSNIDYTPYKHLINK from the coding sequence ATGCATTCGACATTTGTTATTCATATTTTGTCCAGCACTACCCCCAACCGATGGTTCATGAACTCTATCGCTTTCTGGACGGTTGTCATGATGGGAGCTATGTGTATAGGCGGCTTCTTCATGTTTCGTAAGTTCTTGAAAGTGCTTCCTAAAGCGGATGGTAAGTCTAAACTGGATTGGCAGAACTACTGGGTTGAGCAAAGTCGCTCGTTATGGACTACCGAATCCCTAGCTTTCTTAGATCAGCTAGTGGCACCTGTACCTACTCCTTTTCGTGATATTGCGAAACATTCAATTTCAGCTGAGATTGGTAAGATTGCCGTTGAGAGCAAAGCATCGGAAGTAACTAGAGATCACTGTATTAAAGGATATATTGTAGCTACACCTAAACGTGATAACAAGTTCTTGGTCACTTTTTTGAAGAAAAGCAACATTGATTACACGCCTTACAAGCATCTCATAAATAAATAA
- a CDS encoding deoxyribonuclease IV gives MLKIGSHVSFSDKGLLSAAKEANTYGSSSFMIYTGAPQNTRRKPIDSMHIEEGKQVMEQNGMDEIVVHAPYIVNLASYKENIYELAVSFLQEEIRRTHAIGVKNIVLHPGAFTDKDAEYGIQRIADGLNDVLEGTSETDVHIALETMAGKGTEIGRSFQEIAQIIEKVKHNERLTVCLDTCHIHDAGYDIVDDLDGVLAEFDKTIGIDRIGVIHLNDSKNSRGAGKDRHTPIGSGYIGFDTINRIVHHELLQGKPFILETPWIGKDAKTQRPMYEVEIALLRGNTAERFGSEFHNQVDKLREFFNEQHIDSRQYVLDVWNLLKNDAKAKKADPREPLERLYDMVMEADLFPELSEEQINHRIIAWLAGK, from the coding sequence ATGTTGAAGATTGGTTCCCATGTGTCCTTTTCGGACAAGGGCCTATTAAGTGCAGCGAAAGAAGCAAATACCTACGGTTCTAGTTCGTTTATGATATATACAGGTGCACCACAGAATACGCGTCGCAAGCCGATTGATTCTATGCACATTGAAGAAGGCAAGCAGGTAATGGAACAGAATGGGATGGATGAGATTGTTGTCCATGCTCCGTATATTGTCAACTTGGCTTCATATAAGGAGAATATCTATGAACTTGCTGTGAGCTTTCTGCAGGAAGAAATTCGTCGTACACATGCGATTGGTGTTAAGAATATCGTCCTACATCCTGGGGCTTTTACAGACAAGGATGCTGAATATGGAATTCAACGTATCGCGGATGGACTGAACGATGTATTAGAGGGTACGAGTGAGACAGATGTTCATATTGCATTAGAGACGATGGCTGGTAAAGGAACAGAAATAGGTCGTAGTTTCCAAGAGATTGCTCAAATTATTGAAAAAGTGAAACATAACGAGCGTCTAACGGTTTGTCTGGATACTTGTCACATTCATGATGCGGGGTATGACATAGTAGATGATCTAGATGGTGTACTTGCTGAGTTTGATAAGACAATAGGAATAGATAGAATCGGTGTTATCCATTTAAATGATAGTAAGAACTCACGTGGAGCCGGTAAAGACCGACATACTCCGATTGGTAGTGGTTATATTGGGTTTGACACCATTAACCGTATTGTGCACCATGAGTTGCTTCAAGGGAAGCCTTTTATCTTAGAGACGCCTTGGATTGGAAAAGATGCCAAAACTCAGCGTCCAATGTACGAAGTGGAGATTGCGCTTTTACGTGGAAATACTGCGGAGAGATTCGGATCAGAATTTCATAACCAGGTGGACAAACTTCGTGAGTTCTTTAATGAACAGCATATTGACTCTCGCCAGTATGTTCTAGATGTATGGAACTTGCTTAAGAATGATGCAAAGGCGAAGAAGGCTGATCCACGAGAACCCTTAGAACGCTTATATGATATGGTTATGGAAGCCGATCTTTTCCCAGAATTGAGTGAAGAACAAATTAACCATCGGATTATTGCTTGGTTAGCTGGTAAGTAA
- a CDS encoding ABC transporter permease, producing MNWSRRWINPVLDKEFRLRMRTPRSMVSVMLYIFALGFVAMGFIYITMYVNNGGNQRFNSGMSQTMFYVLGFAQLLMIAFMAPALTAGVISSEREKQTLSMLLTTQQSSATIIFSKLFSSLSFMALIVVATMPVYSIVFLYGGISPQQLVYMFLFYLFIMILLGSLGVMFSTLFKRTMISVIVTYGTGIFIFLITGLLYLFFSSMWQQQYGGITVSGYSWVGYILGLNPAGAMLSIFDPSFSRNIFHVYGSSMQADAPIQLWLEFVIVYSVVIIVSLFISIRKIRPVRRRKRSTSPEVTTEEITMERVDSDFHDK from the coding sequence GTGAATTGGTCTAGGAGATGGATAAATCCTGTACTGGATAAAGAATTCCGCCTTAGAATGCGTACACCACGTTCTATGGTATCGGTGATGTTGTATATCTTTGCCTTAGGGTTCGTTGCCATGGGTTTTATATATATAACGATGTATGTGAACAATGGTGGAAATCAACGATTCAATTCAGGAATGAGCCAGACGATGTTCTATGTGTTGGGTTTTGCACAGCTATTAATGATTGCTTTTATGGCCCCTGCACTTACTGCAGGCGTTATCAGTAGTGAACGCGAGAAACAGACACTTAGCATGCTACTGACAACGCAGCAAAGCTCGGCCACGATTATTTTTAGCAAGTTATTCTCATCTCTTAGTTTTATGGCCTTGATCGTAGTTGCAACGATGCCTGTGTACAGTATTGTATTTCTGTATGGTGGGATTTCACCCCAGCAATTAGTATATATGTTCTTATTTTATTTATTCATAATGATTCTCCTAGGGTCACTTGGTGTGATGTTCTCTACGTTGTTTAAACGGACTATGATTTCAGTCATTGTTACGTATGGAACAGGTATATTTATTTTTCTAATTACAGGACTCTTATATCTGTTCTTCTCAAGTATGTGGCAACAGCAATATGGTGGGATTACAGTCTCAGGGTATTCTTGGGTTGGATATATATTGGGGCTAAATCCTGCGGGGGCGATGTTAAGTATATTTGACCCTAGCTTTTCACGAAATATATTCCATGTGTACGGTTCCTCTATGCAAGCAGATGCTCCGATCCAATTATGGTTGGAATTTGTAATCGTCTATTCTGTTGTGATTATCGTCTCTTTATTCATTAGCATTCGTAAGATTCGACCGGTGCGCCGAAGAAAGAGAAGTACATCACCAGAGGTGACAACAGAAGAAATAACAATGGAACGAGTCGATTCAGATTTTCATGACAAATAA
- a CDS encoding A24 family peptidase produces MEFAYWGCALLVIVAFITDVRTMKIPNKLTIPAMASGMLYQIINAGWEGFLFSGKGFLAGFGILLFMYWMGAVGAGDVKLFGGIGTWTGVLFTVQAMLYSILYASLIGIIILLWRRETLSRIRNISKGIAGFFIMKDISILKNSGKEPLRFPFMLAVVPGVISAYLYIVS; encoded by the coding sequence ATGGAGTTCGCCTATTGGGGATGTGCATTGCTTGTAATCGTTGCATTTATTACAGATGTCAGAACGATGAAAATACCGAATAAACTTACCATTCCTGCAATGGCTTCCGGCATGCTGTATCAAATAATAAATGCGGGCTGGGAGGGATTTCTATTCTCAGGAAAAGGTTTTCTAGCTGGATTCGGAATACTGTTATTCATGTATTGGATGGGGGCCGTGGGTGCAGGAGATGTCAAATTATTTGGAGGAATTGGTACGTGGACAGGAGTTCTTTTTACAGTCCAAGCTATGTTGTATTCTATCTTATACGCAAGCCTGATAGGAATCATTATATTATTATGGCGAAGAGAGACCCTCTCTAGAATTAGAAATATATCTAAAGGGATAGCAGGATTCTTTATCATGAAAGATATTAGCATATTAAAGAATAGCGGTAAGGAGCCACTTAGATTTCCCTTTATGCTAGCGGTTGTGCCGGGAGTAATTAGTGCTTATTTATATATCGTTTCTTAA
- a CDS encoding TIGR01777 family oxidoreductase translates to MKIVVCGGTGFIGKALTEYLLKEQSEQSHRVIIVTRNQPKNTMHHPQLEYMTWDQIHNNPSLLEGIDTLVNLAGASLSQLWTRQAKERIIQSRMKTVSAVAKLIASLKRKPPVVIQASAIAIYGTSFHETFDETHQPRVNDFPSDVVEQWEHAADNIQNVRLVKLRVSVVLGNEGGAFPMMKLPYMLGAGGRIGSGQQWMSWIHIHDIVRLIEFCIINPNIEGPVNASSPEPVTNDKFGRSVGAVYHRPHWFPVPSFLLKTIVGELSLILLQGQRVIPAKALNHGFMFTYPRLKTALEELKTSK, encoded by the coding sequence ATGAAGATTGTAGTTTGTGGGGGAACAGGCTTTATAGGAAAAGCTTTGACTGAATATTTACTCAAAGAGCAATCTGAACAAAGTCACCGAGTGATTATCGTTACTCGTAACCAGCCAAAGAACACCATGCATCACCCACAGCTGGAATATATGACTTGGGATCAAATACATAACAATCCGTCTTTACTAGAAGGTATTGATACCCTCGTCAATTTAGCTGGCGCTTCCCTAAGTCAATTATGGACTCGACAAGCTAAAGAACGAATTATTCAATCCAGAATGAAGACAGTCTCAGCAGTAGCCAAGCTAATAGCATCCTTGAAAAGAAAGCCACCTGTCGTTATTCAGGCTTCGGCTATTGCTATTTATGGCACTTCATTTCATGAAACATTTGATGAGACACACCAACCGCGTGTGAACGATTTCCCTTCAGACGTTGTAGAACAATGGGAACATGCAGCGGACAACATTCAGAATGTAAGACTCGTGAAGCTACGAGTGAGTGTTGTACTTGGTAATGAGGGTGGTGCCTTCCCTATGATGAAGCTTCCCTACATGCTTGGGGCAGGTGGAAGAATAGGAAGTGGGCAACAGTGGATGTCATGGATTCATATTCATGATATCGTTCGATTAATCGAGTTCTGTATTATCAATCCAAACATCGAGGGACCCGTTAATGCCTCTTCTCCTGAACCTGTAACGAATGATAAATTCGGTAGATCTGTTGGAGCCGTATATCACCGGCCTCACTGGTTTCCTGTACCCAGCTTTTTGCTAAAAACCATTGTTGGCGAGTTATCACTTATCCTGCTCCAAGGACAACGTGTGATCCCAGCGAAGGCTCTAAACCATGGTTTTATGTTCACTTATCCTCGATTAAAGACTGCACTTGAAGAACTTAAAACTAGTAAATAA
- a CDS encoding ABC transporter ATP-binding protein, with the protein MIEITNLSKRYGNFDALKDINLTISKGTVFGFVGPNGAGKSTTMSILATLVLPSSGIAKVDGYEVTEYPKEVRKKIGYMPDFFGVYDQLKTTEYLHFYGASYNIPRSEREKLIPQLLDLVNLSDKKDFYVDSLSRGMKQRLCLARCLVHDPEVLILDEPASGLDPRARIEMREILKELKLMGKTIIISSHILPELAEMVDEIGVIEHGVMVAQGKVSDIQNSLRVKKVLHIRTLGREEELAVRLRDEAYVSGVLADNTGVHAHFSGNDEQQSQLLQQIISWDFQVLTFHEAQTNLEDVFLEITKGGMGSELV; encoded by the coding sequence ATGATTGAAATTACAAATCTGAGTAAACGTTATGGCAACTTCGATGCCTTGAAGGATATCAATCTTACCATTTCTAAAGGAACGGTATTCGGATTCGTGGGTCCTAATGGTGCTGGTAAGTCAACAACCATGTCTATACTAGCGACACTTGTGTTACCTAGTTCGGGTATAGCCAAGGTGGATGGCTATGAGGTAACAGAATATCCTAAAGAAGTTCGTAAAAAGATCGGTTATATGCCGGATTTCTTCGGTGTATATGATCAGTTGAAAACCACGGAATATCTCCATTTCTATGGGGCGAGCTATAATATCCCGCGTAGTGAACGAGAGAAGCTGATTCCACAATTGCTAGATTTGGTGAATCTTAGCGATAAGAAGGACTTTTACGTAGATAGTTTGTCTAGAGGAATGAAGCAGCGGTTATGTCTAGCTCGTTGTCTCGTGCATGATCCTGAGGTGTTGATTCTGGATGAACCTGCTTCGGGATTAGATCCGAGAGCGCGTATCGAAATGAGAGAAATACTGAAAGAATTAAAGTTAATGGGAAAGACCATCATTATTTCTTCGCATATTCTGCCTGAGCTTGCAGAGATGGTAGATGAGATCGGCGTAATTGAGCATGGTGTCATGGTGGCACAAGGGAAAGTATCTGATATCCAGAATAGTCTTCGTGTCAAAAAGGTGCTTCATATTCGGACGCTCGGAAGAGAAGAGGAGCTTGCAGTACGTTTGCGTGATGAAGCATATGTCAGTGGTGTACTAGCAGATAACACGGGCGTACATGCACACTTTAGTGGGAACGATGAGCAGCAAAGTCAGCTACTGCAGCAAATTATCTCTTGGGATTTTCAGGTTCTTACTTTCCATGAGGCGCAGACTAACCTGGAGGATGTATTCTTAGAAATTACCAAAGGGGGAATGGGTAGTGAATTGGTCTAG
- the purU gene encoding formyltetrahydrofolate deformylase, which yields MEVHINKNLSLSKNPHKERARMLISCPDGPGIVAAVSDFLYQHGANIIQSDQYTMDPSGGMFFMRVEFDLHELDSKLPELEAEFKVIASKFTMDWKIHNVSRKKRLAIFVSKEDHCLVELLWQWQAGDLDAEIAMVISNHPDMKEYVESFGIPYHLITVTAETKKEAEQKQLEVIGDDIDVIILARYMQIISPTFIHHYRNQIINIHHSFLPAFVGGKPYAQAYQRGVKIIGATAHYVTEELDGGPIIEQDVQRVSHRDDVSELKRIGRTIERVVLARAVKWHIEDRILVHENKTVVFN from the coding sequence ATGGAGGTACATATTAACAAGAATCTATCGCTGTCCAAAAATCCACACAAGGAGCGTGCACGGATGCTCATATCTTGTCCTGATGGACCTGGTATTGTAGCTGCTGTATCGGATTTTCTGTATCAGCATGGGGCGAATATCATCCAATCTGATCAGTATACGATGGACCCTTCGGGTGGCATGTTCTTTATGCGTGTAGAGTTTGATCTTCACGAGTTAGACAGTAAGTTACCTGAACTTGAGGCTGAATTCAAAGTTATTGCCTCTAAATTCACCATGGATTGGAAGATCCATAATGTAAGCCGTAAGAAAAGACTCGCTATCTTCGTATCTAAGGAGGATCATTGCTTGGTAGAACTCCTATGGCAATGGCAAGCGGGAGATCTTGATGCCGAAATAGCGATGGTCATTAGTAACCATCCTGATATGAAGGAATATGTAGAATCCTTTGGCATCCCTTATCATTTGATAACGGTAACGGCTGAGACGAAGAAGGAAGCTGAGCAGAAACAGCTTGAAGTTATTGGTGATGATATCGATGTGATTATTCTTGCTAGATATATGCAGATCATTTCTCCTACATTTATTCATCATTATCGTAATCAGATCATTAACATCCATCACTCATTCTTACCAGCTTTTGTAGGAGGCAAGCCTTATGCACAAGCCTACCAACGGGGCGTTAAGATTATTGGGGCAACGGCACACTATGTGACAGAGGAACTTGATGGAGGACCCATTATTGAACAGGATGTGCAGCGGGTTAGCCATCGCGACGATGTGAGTGAGCTGAAACGGATTGGACGGACAATTGAACGTGTCGTATTAGCGAGAGCTGTGAAATGGCATATTGAAGATCGTATTCTGGTACACGAGAATAAGACCGTAGTGTTTAACTAA
- a CDS encoding DUF6382 domain-containing protein, with protein MQRDFIHNGGTYMVLGGVEGFPSSHIIRVQTNMISAARIPHHLTLRLKELDFKVVLQYDITDKKMLSHLLKSEKLNMAEYYGLLLQIVSTLEESKLYMLQPDKYKLNEDYIFVEGTLQIGSLYLTYVPVLNMESVSVGASLSHLITRLMTAVSALQGNGVQRLLQYVADDGFTLLGLRRMLLNLLAEDGEQSVSHEQRRINSPPRVSTHPSIESHSQRFAVDREIHTASNQIDDDRLVMNQLERRPVKNGVELSHHQMKMPSSTRMNESDESEMEEDSERNSAIRTYLMVGYMLVSALLWKFLYMNNPSKLMLFVSIVLTVSLGILTWMGWRGKLHLRSGADQEEPLHHSLSMFDSGELVDSSPVKKHNTPFQVERLTGFFSGSPKEKGKNKLKEQERNEMKLLREKWTFPESPNLGSKEPLWEPEPKHVTSFHKDDEEGNYYAQLGHRTEMLSSSRTQATVLLKPEISIDKVNSLKSPQPCSYLERREEGQDVPEGRPLEVIELHCPHFIIGRSTDVAQFVEEMPGTSRAHVELSRVSGGGYVIKDLGSKNGTILNKQSMVSYKEYTLQDGDVFTIVRGEYTYRSA; from the coding sequence ATGCAACGTGACTTTATCCATAATGGGGGTACCTATATGGTGCTAGGTGGAGTGGAGGGTTTTCCATCTTCGCACATCATTCGAGTTCAGACAAACATGATCTCCGCGGCTCGAATTCCTCATCATTTGACACTAAGATTGAAAGAGTTAGATTTCAAAGTGGTACTTCAATATGATATTACGGACAAAAAAATGTTATCCCACTTGCTGAAAAGTGAGAAGCTGAATATGGCTGAGTATTATGGGTTGCTACTTCAAATTGTGAGTACGCTTGAAGAAAGTAAGTTGTATATGTTACAGCCAGATAAATACAAGCTGAATGAGGATTATATTTTTGTTGAAGGAACACTTCAAATAGGCTCACTTTATTTAACTTATGTCCCTGTATTGAATATGGAAAGTGTGTCTGTAGGGGCTTCCTTGAGCCATTTAATAACTAGACTTATGACAGCGGTGTCTGCATTACAAGGAAATGGTGTTCAGCGTTTGCTTCAATATGTCGCCGATGATGGTTTCACATTGCTAGGGTTGCGGAGAATGCTTCTAAATCTACTTGCTGAGGATGGAGAACAATCTGTTTCACATGAGCAGCGGCGTATTAATTCTCCTCCAAGGGTCTCCACACATCCATCGATAGAATCTCATAGTCAGAGATTTGCGGTGGATCGTGAGATCCATACTGCTTCCAATCAAATTGATGATGATAGATTGGTAATGAATCAATTAGAACGACGACCTGTGAAGAATGGGGTGGAGCTGTCACATCATCAGATGAAGATGCCATCGTCCACAAGGATGAATGAATCTGATGAATCAGAAATGGAAGAGGATAGTGAGCGTAACTCTGCCATCAGAACATATCTAATGGTGGGTTATATGTTAGTTAGTGCTTTATTGTGGAAATTTCTATATATGAACAATCCAAGTAAATTAATGCTTTTTGTCAGTATAGTGTTGACGGTTTCTCTAGGAATTCTAACGTGGATGGGATGGAGAGGGAAGCTACATCTACGAAGTGGGGCTGATCAAGAGGAACCGTTGCATCATTCTCTATCTATGTTTGATTCGGGTGAATTGGTGGACTCAAGTCCAGTTAAGAAGCATAACACACCATTTCAAGTAGAAAGGCTGACTGGTTTCTTTAGTGGGTCTCCCAAAGAGAAGGGGAAAAACAAGCTGAAAGAACAGGAAAGGAATGAAATGAAGCTATTACGTGAGAAATGGACGTTTCCAGAGTCTCCAAACTTAGGTTCGAAGGAGCCATTGTGGGAGCCAGAGCCAAAGCATGTTACTTCATTCCATAAGGATGATGAGGAAGGGAATTACTATGCCCAATTAGGTCATAGAACAGAGATGCTATCCTCGTCACGGACGCAAGCAACGGTTCTTCTTAAGCCAGAAATATCAATAGATAAAGTGAATTCTTTGAAATCACCTCAGCCCTGTTCGTACTTGGAGCGCAGAGAAGAGGGTCAAGATGTTCCAGAAGGGAGGCCTTTGGAAGTGATTGAGCTTCATTGTCCCCACTTCATTATTGGAAGGTCCACTGACGTTGCTCAATTTGTTGAAGAGATGCCGGGTACTTCAAGAGCTCATGTGGAGCTATCCAGAGTAAGTGGAGGAGGGTATGTGATTAAAGACTTAGGCTCTAAGAACGGAACGATACTGAATAAACAGTCTATGGTATCTTACAAAGAATACACTCTTCAAGACGGTGACGTATTCACGATTGTCCGTGGAGAATATACTTATCGTAGTGCATGA
- a CDS encoding DUF7408 domain-containing protein → MSSYIRNIKVMILPLIVLAMMVQSWVIPSTVYADDPSITIDIDLGYGSKLKDGRWNPVKITLTSDTDISGDIVIQSSDIYMMGNASYVQHVELPKDTEKEITLGIPGNHYNKDNNEIRFYQDSVEKGKYIPFKSGKSYLEGISVMGTGVIGVLSDDPDTMNFMNVLLGSGYHLDIVSLNRADIPYDPMLLDSLDILVINRFASDSLSKKQTASISEWVKSGGTLVLAGGAGYPKTAAAFADLSPVEYKGTFAVTTLPELAKLGGKPLDLEGEFTLSEAQPLEGSQVLYSAGTKPLFVSKQVEKGTVLYAAYDIAMAPVASWSGHPFVWASLLRADLPLQQNGGGMNSGNSMNNLSYILEYFPSLKMPQFSILLWMLIIYVIIVAPLLYFILKKVDKREWAWWIIPLIAVIASGAVYTIGSADKTKELAHTINILELDGHGSGTTMSASAFFTPSSGDYSLEFPKGTYLRIDRQSGSFGNSRESNSFIEVTDQSTQLNLLNMPQWSLAKIWAQQRNTNQVGQLDTQLSLNDQGEIEGEITNGTTSDLSNVVLVLGDQVYKLGDLGKNEKAKILNTTLSQSTNSNGGNIGQLLFPYTNSNLGNNFNRERELLMNYVPNTSWYATGSYIIGWSKDPMLNYSNKGKEMKSDQLNLWTQPVNVALMQNSKINIPFGFIPPIVTQVTAGSWNQVMNGFIDTSQGTANFEFSLPELDEATQFQEMTLNTGNPGQDTEYKIWDTLQQDWQELVWINGAWTVAKNIDKYIEDGKVIRLMVSTKSQTTLMLPQLRLKGTVKP, encoded by the coding sequence TTGTCTTCGTATATTAGAAATATTAAGGTTATGATACTGCCCTTAATCGTGTTAGCTATGATGGTTCAATCGTGGGTGATTCCTAGTACTGTCTATGCTGATGATCCATCTATTACAATAGATATTGATCTGGGTTATGGGAGCAAGTTAAAGGATGGGCGCTGGAATCCAGTTAAGATCACATTAACAAGTGATACCGACATTTCTGGAGATATTGTGATTCAAAGTTCAGATATTTATATGATGGGCAACGCATCTTATGTTCAGCATGTAGAATTGCCCAAGGATACAGAGAAAGAAATAACGTTAGGTATACCAGGAAATCACTATAATAAGGATAACAATGAGATAAGGTTCTACCAAGATTCTGTGGAGAAAGGAAAGTACATACCTTTTAAATCTGGCAAAAGTTATCTTGAAGGTATATCCGTCATGGGCACAGGAGTTATAGGTGTGTTATCTGATGACCCTGATACAATGAATTTCATGAACGTCTTGCTTGGAAGCGGTTATCATTTGGATATCGTTTCTTTGAATCGCGCTGATATTCCATATGATCCTATGCTTCTTGATAGTCTTGATATATTGGTTATTAATCGGTTTGCTTCAGATAGTCTTAGTAAGAAACAAACGGCAAGTATATCTGAGTGGGTTAAGTCAGGAGGGACGCTAGTCCTTGCTGGTGGAGCAGGTTATCCGAAGACAGCAGCGGCTTTCGCGGATTTATCACCTGTTGAGTATAAGGGTACATTTGCTGTGACGACATTACCAGAGCTTGCGAAGCTTGGTGGCAAGCCATTAGACCTTGAAGGAGAGTTTACTTTATCTGAAGCGCAGCCATTAGAAGGAAGTCAAGTGCTGTATAGTGCAGGGACCAAACCTTTATTCGTGTCTAAGCAAGTGGAGAAGGGTACTGTCCTGTATGCGGCATACGATATTGCGATGGCCCCTGTAGCTTCTTGGAGCGGTCATCCTTTTGTATGGGCTTCTCTATTGCGGGCTGATTTACCCCTCCAGCAGAATGGAGGAGGGATGAATTCAGGAAATTCAATGAATAATCTTAGTTATATCCTCGAGTACTTTCCATCTCTCAAAATGCCTCAGTTCAGCATATTGTTATGGATGCTAATCATCTATGTCATTATTGTTGCTCCGCTACTTTATTTTATATTAAAAAAAGTGGACAAGCGGGAATGGGCATGGTGGATTATACCTTTGATTGCGGTTATTGCTAGTGGGGCGGTATATACGATAGGTTCAGCAGATAAGACGAAGGAACTTGCACATACTATTAATATATTGGAGCTAGATGGACATGGCAGTGGAACAACGATGAGTGCTTCGGCATTCTTCACACCAAGTAGTGGAGACTATAGTTTGGAATTCCCCAAGGGAACTTATCTAAGAATCGATCGTCAAAGTGGCTCATTTGGGAATAGTAGGGAAAGTAATAGTTTCATTGAAGTAACGGATCAGAGCACGCAATTAAATCTATTAAATATGCCACAATGGTCGCTCGCTAAGATATGGGCACAACAACGAAATACGAACCAAGTCGGCCAATTGGACACTCAGTTATCCTTGAATGATCAAGGTGAAATTGAAGGGGAAATTACCAATGGAACGACAAGTGATCTATCCAATGTAGTTTTAGTTCTTGGGGATCAAGTCTATAAGCTTGGGGATCTTGGGAAGAACGAAAAAGCGAAGATTCTCAACACTACCTTAAGCCAAAGTACAAATTCAAATGGAGGAAATATTGGACAACTGCTCTTTCCTTATACAAACTCTAATTTGGGAAATAACTTCAATCGTGAGCGAGAGTTGTTGATGAACTACGTACCCAATACGTCTTGGTATGCTACAGGATCATATATTATTGGATGGAGTAAAGATCCGATGTTGAATTATTCGAACAAAGGGAAAGAAATGAAGAGTGATCAATTAAATTTGTGGACACAGCCTGTGAATGTAGCGTTAATGCAGAATAGTAAAATTAATATTCCATTTGGCTTCATTCCTCCCATTGTAACGCAAGTAACTGCAGGTTCATGGAACCAGGTGATGAATGGTTTCATTGATACTTCTCAGGGAACCGCTAATTTCGAATTTAGCTTACCTGAATTAGACGAAGCTACCCAATTTCAAGAGATGACCTTAAATACAGGGAATCCAGGTCAAGATACAGAGTATAAAATTTGGGATACATTACAACAGGATTGGCAAGAACTTGTGTGGATCAATGGGGCATGGACAGTCGCTAAGAACATCGACAAGTATATAGAGGACGGCAAAGTCATTCGACTTATGGTGTCAACCAAGAGCCAAACTACGTTAATGCTACCGCAATTGAGACTGAAGGGAACGGTGAAACCATGA